The stretch of DNA TCTTTCATCTGGAGGGAAGCTAATTCTAACCAATGCTTGCTTGTCCAGCCTCCCTATCTATACTATGGGGTTTTACCTTCTCCCAAAAAGCTCCCATGGAGGGATGGACTCGGTGAGAGGCAAATTCTTTTGGCAAGGGGTGAAGGAAGAATTCAAATATCATATGGCTAAATGGGACACTCTCAGCAGGTCAAAAGACCAGGGTGGTCTTGGCATCATCAATACACAAATAATGAACGAGTGCTTATTGGTGAAATGGATATGGAAGATTGCCAAGGGAAGCAATGATATCTGGTACAAGCTTTTGGAAGCAAAATATATGTTTGATGGAAATTTCTTCAACTCCAGATGCAAAGGTACCTCGCAGTTTTGGCAAGGACTTCATAAAGTCAAGCATCTTTTCAAATGGGGAGCTATACATAAAGTGGGCGATGGATCGCTTACTTCTTTTTGGGGGAACACCTGGATGGGTCAGTCTCCACTAAAGACTCAATTCCCTGATCTATTTAGAATTTGTGATGATCCCACGATACTAGTCTCGGATTGCTTAGCCGAGGACGGATGGGGTGTAAATTTTAGGCGAAGTTTGTCTCCAAGTGAGCATGGAAGCTGGGAGGGACTCGCTGCCTGCTTGGAGCTCTGGATCCAGACTCTAGGAATGAAGTCACTTGGGCTCTGGATAGCACAAAGTCTTTCACTACTAAATCGTTATACAGGTTCATGACAAATCGGGGTGTTTCCATCCGAGTCTGAAGATGTTTGGAAATCTAAGCTCCCACTTAAAATCAAGATTTTCATGTGGCAACTGAAAAACAACAAGCTACAGGTTGCTACCTCGCTTAAAAAGAGAGGCTGGAAAGGGGGCGTGCACTGCTGTCTATGCGGTAAGGTGGAGACTACTaaccatgtttttttttgagtgcTCGATCTCGAGGTTTGCATGGTGCTGCCTCAGAGATGCTTTAGGCTGGACAGGGTGTCCTATTGACCATAATGACCTCATGGGTGTGAGTGGCAATCACGGCTCAATGTTGACTAATCATTTAAAAATCTTTGTCTTTGCCGGCATTGCCTGGGCAATCTGGCGGTCTAGAAATAAAATGGCGATTGAGCAGTACTTCCCTAGTAACCCGTTGAATGTGTTTCGTTCCGGTGCTACTTTTGTGCAGAAATGGCGGCCGCTACTGGGAGGAGCTGATCAGGTGGTGATCGCAAGCCTAGGGGAGAAGCTGATGACCTGCCTGCATAACTTCACACCAAGCAGTGCGACGGTCTCAAATATTGTGGAGCTTTAAGTGTTCTCTTTATGTTTCTTAGTTCAAGTGTTCTGTTGTCTGTAAAATGGGTGTCCCCCATTTGATGTACCGAACTCTTATTTGCTTTCAAGAAAAGCAGAGTGATCTcctgtcaaaaaaaaatctattctAATCTCACAAACTATTTTGCATCTCTACCTAAAAACCACCTGAACAGTTTTCATTTCGTATTAAACCTTAAATTACTAAAACTAGGCCACTTCGATCTTGTGTTGAACTTCGTCGAGATGATGGATGGATACATATCTTATGTTAGCACACACTCAGtacttttttttatattttttcatgACTATTTGCAAATCGTTTGTATACCCACGGTCAACCTGTTTGATTTGTCCAAACTATATGCAAATATTATCATGAAAAATTGATCTTTAGTATGTTTTGTAACATGGGGGTTATGGACTTATGGAGTTATGGCATCTATCTCCCATGAAATTTCACTTTAATCATACCATGCTTGTACAAGTAAACAAAGGAAAATGCCATATGAGTGAAATTAAGTGGGCCGACAAAAGCATCTCGTATACCGTTTAGGCCCAGATATGATTAAGCCCATATATCATCTCAAGCTGCTTCAATTTTCTAGCCTATACACAAGTTGAATGGCGGCCCAACCCTCGCGTCGGGCCTTTTGTTATCTTATTAGGTTCAggtatgagagagagagagagagagagagagagagagagagagagagagagagagagagagagagagagagagacatatTTGCTGCCGGGAGAGATCTGCTGGAGGTAAAGAGGTCTAAACGAGTCGAGCTAAAAGCTTACTCAAGCTCATGAGCAATAACAAGCCGGGAGAAGTTCACTTTTTGTTTGAGCTTCTGGCTTATCATGCTGGACTAGCTTATCATACTGGAAAACTAGACAGAAGCTCAGACAAACTGACTCAAAGCTAGTTTTGGATGAGTGTCAGGCTTCAtcgaaagaaggaaaagaacagACGCAGCACAGAAGAGAAGAGTAACAGGATTTTTTGCAGTGGCATAAGAATTGCATAATGGTTGACATTACAATGATGCAGTGAGACAGCAACTACCCtatcgtgccagattcagaCACTTGTGGAGCCAAGGAGGCTGCTGCAGCCCGTCCTGCCCCACGCCACCAGCAGCCGCGGACCCGATCAGCGACGGAGCTACCGGACTCCGTCGACGACGACGAAATGCTCGTCCTGGAATCCACACTCGACGACACCTCCTTCTTGGCCGCCTTCTTCCCGGCCGTCCCGAAGCACCCCAGAGACAGCGTCAGCTCGAGCTCGCTCTCTTGGACGAGGGCGAGCTGGGGAGTGGTGGCCTTCCCCTGCTCCGAGTAGGCGCCGTCCCACGACTTGCTCGAGCCGGCGTGGTTCTCCGCGGCGCGCCTCTCGTCCTCGAGGTCGCAGCGGGTGGCCGCGGGCGGCATTGCTGCTGCGGTCGCCGCGTCGGTCATCAGTAGCTTCTGGACCCGGTACAGCCGGTGCAGTTCTTGAACCTGAATGGGCACAGCAAAGCATACAGCTTGTTAATTTGCTGAAAGGGTACCTGGAAACAATTTAGGATCCTGTGGCATGTATGTGGGGTTCCTGAATAATTTCGGAGGTCCAAGCTGCTTCGTTCTTACCTGCTGCTTGAATGTCTGCTCCTGCTTCAGCATGGCCATCTTCATGTGCTCCTTCTCATACTGCCTCAGATGATATCTTGACATGTTGTGGCAACAGAAGCTGCAAAATTGAGTTGGGAACAAATCAGTAGGGTGTTCTACCATATATGTCTTTCGGTCATGAAAACTACTAATAAACTTGCAAAGAACCAAGTAAAAGTGCAGCCTGCCAAGCTTATGAGATGGACTAAAAATGGAAACcatgagattgggattagggtCTACTTACAACAAGTCAAGAAGTGGAGACCTCTCACACTTCGATGCTTATCGGGATCGAGGCCTCGAAGAACCTTGCAACAGGGGGCACTTTCGGGTGCAGGAGGAGGGTAGGGTTAGAGAGGCACTTAGCTAGCTTTCTCGACACTCTACGACCTCCTATTTTAAAGGCACccaaaaagagagaagagaatgCAGTTTGGATTGGTCACTGCGGTTTCAAGCATTTGCCAAGAAGGAATGGTGCCCCCACCACAAACTTGGCGAGCAGAGGACAGACTAGAAAAGCAGGGAACATAGCAACCCCCACTTGCTATAAATATGGGCATCCAAGTATCTATCCACAATAGATTGATGGGGAGGCACTAGGCTTAAAAGAATCAGCGGAGGGACAGGCACAGCTAAAGTGGCCAGGGCAGTTCACATGTGTGCATGCCTGCCTGCCCGGCCTGGAATCATGCTCCTAACTTGTTGACATCACACACCTCCACTCAGGGAATAGAGAAAAGGGTACGGACGCCGCTTTCGATTTCTCAATCTTGTTGAATTGTCGTATCGGATCAGTTATATCCGCTTCTAGATCTGAAGATCTCGTTGCCATCCAAGTGAAAAAGTACAGCCATCCATGGGTCCTTACTGGGGTTTAGTCTAGACCACCTGGCTTGAGCTGATGATGTACCTCTGAAAATGACCATGATGTTCAGGCGAAAAGATTTAGCTATCATGCATTCTTAGCTTGTTGGGCCCATAATTCAACAACAAAAGATATAAATTCCTAGTGTTATCGTCCCATCAACCTAACTAAAGTAGTACATACTCTTAGACTATAGTTTATGATGGTTTAGTTACTTGTTATACCTAATTATATATTAAACGCTGTGCTCGGTCCACATGAACAATAGAATACCCGATGATAGCTGCTTAAAGGTTTGCATCACCTTTCCCTTAATAACTTCAGTTTTCTCCATCCTTTTCTCATCAACCCGAATTATTTGCGACCCGACACCGACATCACTCCCACAACTCCCCCAAGAAACCCGATCGCCGATCGCCACCACGTGCGACAAGCAGCCCCGATTAGAAGAAAAAGGACCAATTAAGACATGGATGTGCCGCCATGGATGCGAGGAAAGGCCCTCTTGCGAGATCGATCAGAATGAATGATGGGGGGATTTGGACCCTCCCCACCCCACCGTGCATGGTGGATTAACAATGGGAGGGGATCCTGAACTGTGCATATGCTCTCTGCCTTGGAGGGATGTGGGCTTGCCCGGACAACTCATGCATTAACATCCAAGCCGGGGAATCTGGAGACAATGGCATGATTTGGGGGGATGTGGCGGCATGTGACCCATGATCTGATACTCCCCCGGCCGTCGAGCACCACACATGAGCTGGAGCTGTCCTCCCATGTCTTGGTGATTTGGAGAGTCGGTGTACTGGAAGTGGGAGCAGGTGATGGATAGGCATCAATTCACTTCTCTTCTCTAGCTTTGTGTGTCCTTTTGCAGAGGATGGCATCCCCGGTATAATAGCCATCATATCAACGTTTTTTTCTTTCGACGGAGCTATGGCAGCCAATTTGCCCGCCTGAATACTGGCATAAATGGTTAACTGGCTACAGTGAACAAAATCCGGTAATAACATGAGAACACAAACTCGGCTTGTTGAGGAGGCACTAAAATCATGCAGGTGTCCTCTATCTGATTATTTGCTTTCAAGAAAAGCCGAGTTGATCTCTTTTCAACAGAAAAAAAAGGGTCTGTCTATATCATACTCGGGTGATTTGGGGTCACTACTACACGAACCCCCCCTGTCCCAACACATGCCTGACAACGCAAACCGGATCCATTGCAGCCTGACCCGCATCCCCCCGCGCCCACCAGGCCACCATCTCGTTTGACTGAAATATAACTTCACCCACTTGGCCCACGAGTCCACACCCAGCGGCCAATAACTGCCCGCGCAGGAGATTAGGGATTCATAATCACCGCTCCCCCGCGGCAGCCGCCGCACTCGAGGATCAACCGAGACCCTCCTGGCCTCCTGTCTTCGACGGCATCTTC from Panicum virgatum strain AP13 chromosome 9K, P.virgatum_v5, whole genome shotgun sequence encodes:
- the LOC120648758 gene encoding uncharacterized protein LOC120648758 isoform X1 → MVSIFSPSHKLGRLHFYLVLCKFISSFHDRKTYMVEHPTDLFPTQFCSFCCHNMSRYHLRQYEKEHMKMAMLKQEQTFKQQVQELHRLYRVQKLLMTDAATAAAMPPAATRCDLEDERRAAENHAGSSKSWDGAYSEQGKATTPQLALVQESELELTLSLGCFGTAGKKAAKKEVSSSVDSRTSISSSSTESGSSVADRVRGCWWRGAGRAAAASLAPQVSESGTIG
- the LOC120648758 gene encoding uncharacterized protein LOC120648758 isoform X2; the encoded protein is MSRYHLRQYEKEHMKMAMLKQEQTFKQQVQELHRLYRVQKLLMTDAATAAAMPPAATRCDLEDERRAAENHAGSSKSWDGAYSEQGKATTPQLALVQESELELTLSLGCFGTAGKKAAKKEVSSSVDSRTSISSSSTESGSSVADRVRGCWWRGAGRAAAASLAPQVSESGTIG